The Ipomoea triloba cultivar NCNSP0323 chromosome 14, ASM357664v1 region TTTAAGTGCCATTCCACGAGGGCTAGGCCGGGATGAGTGGCTTCAAGCTTTGCCTCGGGCACTTGTTGCTGGTTTTGTGAAAACCGATAAGGAGTTCCAGAGGAGAGGCATGAAATTTGTCTCTTATTGTTCTTTTGATTCAAAATTTTTGCGTTTTATATACTGTATTTGTTCCAATAGAGCTACAATTACATGTGCTTATAACTCATTGCAGGGCAAACTTCTGGAACCACAGCGACCTTTGTAATAGTTGATGGTTGGACTGTGACAGTTGCATCTGTTGGAGATTCCCGCTGCATTTTAGACACTCAAGGAGGCGATGTTGCAATATTGACTGTAGATCATAGGCTCGAGGAAAACGCAGAGGAGTAAGTGCCTGTTTCTATGCCTTTCATTTGGCCACCCGTTTTTGGGCCGGACATTCATGGCCTTTGTTTTGATTGCAGAAGGGAACGTGTCACGACTAGTGGGGGTGAAGTAGGGAGGCTAAGCATTTTTGGTGGTGCTGAGGTGGGTCCTCTTCGTTGTTGGCCAGGAGGGTTATGCCTTTCACGATCAATCGGGGACATGGATGTCGGAGAATTCATTGTTCCCGTACCATATGTTAAACAAGTGAAGGTAAATTGTTtattgttaggatcaagtgcttaccactacgccaaaagctatagccaGTAGcaaaggcgcaactttatttccttatatccGTACCTGACATTTTCGAGAgacagggtgctggacttggcccttcaccggtCTCTGATCTGCCCAACATTATTCATGCTTTCGTGATTTCTTCACCTTACCAATATCCCGATTACATACACATTTGCAATTGACTTCGCTCCTaatatttcttattttcaaattataaaGCTATCAAATGTAGGCGGGAGGTTAATAATAGCATCTGATGGAATCTGGGATGCATTGTCTTCGGAGATGGCTGCTAAATCTTCTCGGGGATTGCCTGCAGAGCTTGCAGCTCGTCAAGTGGTCAAGGTATTTGAGTTCAATAATCGAGAATTCCAGCATGCATCATTTGTTTTGGACGATGTTTTATGATAAACATAGTGTCATAGCGGGAAGTAACTTATAACCAAAGATATATTTCTGCATTCATCCAGGAAGCGTTGAGGACACGTGGTTTGAAGGACGACACGACTTGCATAGTAGTCGACATAATTCCCCCTGAAACCGTTGTGCAGCCTTCAATTACCCCGAAGAAGTATAATAAGCTTCAAGCACTATTATTTAGAAAGAAATCTGCTACTAAACCTTCGAAAAAGCTGTCAGCTGTTGGTATAGTGGAGGAATTGTTCGAGGAGGGGTCTGCAATGCTTGCCGAAAGGTTAGTTTTCTGCTTTTCTTTAACGTGGGAACTCACAAGAAATGGACCTCGTATTGATTATTGATATGCCCTATGTATGTTTGCTTATGTACGGAATTTGAAATGCTCGTTATTGGCTCCTAAACAAGCAGTTGGACTTGGCTTGGATATATTGAAGAACAATAACATGTTTTTCGTATAGCAACTATTTGATATTTGACCTTTAATAGTGTTGGGTGGAGACCCGTGAAGGGCTAAATCCAACACCAGGTGCCTAGGGGATTTGTTAGTCGGAGACCTAAAGTACCCACaaataaagttgtgccttcGCTACGAATTATAGTTTTTGGGTGGTAAGTATTTggccggtgaagggccaagtccagcaccacgTCGCTAGGGGTTGTTGGACAGAGACTTGAAGGGCTAAGTCCAATACCCTGGCAACACTTTCACGACTGGCCAATGGTTGTCagtcatgttttttttttttttttaatgctactgactctattactactttctcaaccta contains the following coding sequences:
- the LOC116005247 gene encoding probable protein phosphatase 2C 15, with protein sequence MGSREERHRYNHDLVPLAALISREMRNEKMEKPTVRYGCAAQSKKGEDFFMMKTDCQRVPGNPSSSFSVFAIFDGHNGNAAAIFSRDYLLVHVLSAIPRGLGRDEWLQALPRALVAGFVKTDKEFQRRGQTSGTTATFVIVDGWTVTVASVGDSRCILDTQGGDVAILTVDHRLEENAEERERVTTSGGEVGRLSIFGGAEVGPLRCWPGGLCLSRSIGDMDVGEFIVPVPYVKQVKLSNVGGRLIIASDGIWDALSSEMAAKSSRGLPAELAARQVVKEALRTRGLKDDTTCIVVDIIPPETVVQPSITPKKYNKLQALLFRKKSATKPSKKLSAVGIVEELFEEGSAMLAERLGSEDSNGPSMSGLFICAVCQVDLGASEGISVHAGSIFSTSSKPWQGPFLCTDCRNKKDAMEGKRPSGVKVA